A genomic stretch from Chitinophaga lutea includes:
- a CDS encoding SdpI family protein: protein MIRKYPPRSMKTWYGYRTFSSTINENTWHEANQYAAYLSRCMAYVLIPFGVLMALLFKTQTDLFLYLTITPVIVSALLLTGLTEWHLLQEFDEDGERKKKA from the coding sequence ATGATCAGGAAGTACCCTCCACGCAGCATGAAAACATGGTACGGTTACCGCACTTTCTCCTCCACCATTAACGAAAACACCTGGCACGAGGCCAACCAGTATGCCGCGTATTTGTCGCGGTGCATGGCCTATGTGTTGATTCCGTTCGGTGTGTTGATGGCGTTGTTATTCAAAACGCAGACTGATCTGTTTTTGTACCTGACCATTACGCCGGTGATCGTTTCTGCGTTATTGCTCACCGGTTTGACCGAGTGGCATCTGTTGCAGGAGTTTGACGAAGACGGCGAACGCAAAAAGAAAGCCTGA